One region of Haladaptatus cibarius D43 genomic DNA includes:
- a CDS encoding DUF5786 family protein, with product MGFGSYDESEQENREYSADLDDDSGVNTSEHDHEGSVSFEIGASNDELLNRLSDIKDGDE from the coding sequence ATGGGCTTTGGGAGCTACGACGAATCCGAACAAGAAAACCGAGAGTACAGTGCCGATTTGGACGACGACAGCGGCGTCAACACGTCCGAACACGACCACGAGGGGAGCGTCAGCTTCGAAATCGGCGCATCGAACGACGAACTACTGAATCGTCTCTCGGACATCAAAGACGGCGACGAGTAG